The Vanessa atalanta chromosome 2, ilVanAtal1.2, whole genome shotgun sequence genome has a segment encoding these proteins:
- the LOC125069688 gene encoding ADP-ribosylation factor-like protein 16: MDDPENKISVLCLGPKGSGKTTLLKKLQDADGIDYTYSPVPTIGTNIYDVSYINKNGKKQVLSIREVGGEMASLWSNYFDGIEKVIFVVDTSNLCQISAAAVMLYTLLAEPKLKNAKFILVLSKMDAAYRQMRNEALLMLQFARLSTELQNAPILLEASPLTSEGLDTLRSHLAETKRATKVAN, from the exons ATGGACGatccagaaaataaaatatcagtttTATGCTTGGGACCAAAAGGGTCGGGAAAAACTACATTATTAAAGAAACTTCAAGACGCCGACGGTATAGACTACACATATAGTCCTGTCCCAACAATTGGGACAAATATCTATGACGTcagttatatcaataaaaatggaaaaaaacaaGTGCTTTCAATTCGTGAAGTTGGTGGAGAAATGGCATCGTTATGGAGCAATTATTTTGATGGCATCGAAAAG gTAATATTTGTTGTGGATACGTCCAACTTATGTCAAATATCCGCAGCGGCTGTTATGCTATATACATTATTGGCTGAACCGAAGTTGAAGAATGCTAAG ttcaTTCTGGTGTTGAGTAAAATGGACGCAGCGTACAGACAAATGCGAAACGAGGCGTTACTCATGCTTCAATTCGCTCGACTCAGCACTGAACTACAAAATGCACCAATTTTGCTTGAGGCATCGCCTTTAACGAGCGAAGGATTAGACACCCTACGGTCACACCTCGCAGAAACAAAACGCGCAACAAAAGtagctaattaa